From the Amycolatopsis thermoflava N1165 genome, one window contains:
- a CDS encoding molybdenum cofactor guanylyltransferase, protein MTDLAAVVLAGGSARRMSGVDKPMLPVGGRPLLHRALAAVAGADPVVVVGPARDGITGVRWAREDPPGGGPVAAVAAGLRHVSTSRVVLLAGDLAGITPSTVERLTTALGDADGALLTDDTGRRQWLIGVWRTASLRAVLPAEPHGAALRRVLGHLEIVEVPAAPGECADVDTPQDLDRLA, encoded by the coding sequence GTGACCGACCTGGCCGCCGTGGTGCTCGCGGGAGGCTCCGCTCGCCGGATGTCCGGTGTGGACAAACCCATGCTGCCGGTCGGCGGGCGGCCCTTGCTGCACCGCGCGCTGGCCGCGGTGGCCGGCGCAGATCCGGTCGTCGTGGTGGGGCCGGCGCGGGACGGGATCACCGGGGTGCGCTGGGCGCGCGAGGACCCGCCCGGCGGCGGGCCGGTCGCCGCCGTCGCCGCGGGCCTCCGGCACGTCTCCACGAGCCGGGTCGTGTTGCTCGCCGGGGACCTGGCCGGGATCACACCGTCCACAGTGGAGCGGCTCACCACGGCGCTCGGCGACGCCGACGGCGCGCTGCTCACCGACGACACCGGCCGCCGCCAGTGGCTCATCGGCGTGTGGCGCACCGCGAGCCTGCGCGCCGTCCTGCCTGCCGAACCGCACGGGGCGGCCCTGCGGCGCGTCCTCGGCCACCTGGAGATCGTGGAGGTGCCTGCCGCGCCGGGGGAGTGCGCCGACGTCGACACGCCGCAGGACCTCGACCGCCTGGCCTGA
- a CDS encoding NlpC/P60 family protein, with protein MVDQGRRARRWLGAGALALVVVSIATGPAAAVPPPPPNPSDSEISASQRDANAKAGEVGQLTNQLAEAESRLDELQSTVELRMEEANKALVDLQTAQEAADQAQRDADAAKREADAAQAQIDAARTNLDAFISSSYQQGSTMGSISAYLGATSPKDLLARAQLLEAVSGSQLNALEMMQQAQTDKSNKDAAARQALQLAQQAQDQAAQAKITADSAQAVAVQAQQNQAAQNAQLVAQKTTVEQQLFEAQQRVSGLQGQRQRYDDWLAQKQREDEEQARQAALAAAQASNSQPSGGGNNSRPSPPPVASGSSSATIERVVARAMSQLGVPYAWGGGNAYGPTRGIRDGGVADAYGDYRKVGFDCSGLMIYAFAGVKALPHYSGYQYTSGRRVPLAQMRRGDMLFWGRSGIHHVALYLGNGMMIEAPQSGLTVRVTRVRYGDIMPFATRLVG; from the coding sequence GTGGTTGACCAGGGCCGGAGAGCGCGCCGCTGGCTGGGGGCCGGGGCACTGGCGCTCGTGGTGGTGTCGATCGCGACCGGGCCGGCCGCCGCGGTGCCGCCCCCGCCGCCGAACCCGAGCGACTCCGAGATCAGCGCGAGCCAGCGGGACGCCAACGCCAAGGCAGGCGAGGTCGGGCAGCTGACCAACCAGCTCGCCGAGGCCGAGTCGCGGCTGGACGAGCTGCAGAGCACGGTCGAGCTGCGCATGGAAGAGGCCAACAAGGCGCTGGTCGACCTGCAGACCGCGCAGGAGGCGGCCGACCAGGCGCAGCGCGACGCGGACGCGGCCAAGCGCGAGGCCGACGCCGCCCAGGCCCAGATCGACGCGGCCCGCACGAACCTCGACGCGTTCATCTCCAGCAGCTACCAGCAGGGCAGCACCATGGGGTCGATCTCGGCCTACCTGGGCGCGACCAGCCCGAAGGACCTGCTGGCCCGCGCCCAGCTGCTGGAAGCCGTCAGCGGCAGCCAGCTCAACGCGCTGGAGATGATGCAGCAGGCGCAGACGGACAAGTCCAACAAGGACGCCGCCGCGCGCCAGGCGCTGCAGCTCGCCCAGCAGGCGCAGGACCAGGCCGCGCAGGCGAAGATCACCGCCGATTCCGCGCAGGCCGTCGCCGTGCAGGCCCAGCAGAACCAGGCGGCGCAGAACGCGCAGCTGGTGGCGCAGAAGACCACGGTCGAGCAGCAGCTGTTCGAGGCTCAGCAGCGGGTCAGCGGGCTGCAGGGGCAGCGGCAGCGCTACGACGACTGGCTCGCGCAGAAGCAGCGCGAGGACGAGGAACAGGCGCGGCAGGCGGCGCTGGCCGCGGCGCAGGCGTCGAACTCGCAGCCCAGCGGCGGCGGGAACAACAGCAGGCCCTCCCCGCCGCCGGTCGCGTCGGGTTCGTCCTCCGCGACGATCGAACGGGTCGTCGCGCGCGCGATGTCGCAGCTCGGCGTGCCGTACGCGTGGGGCGGCGGCAACGCCTACGGCCCCACGCGCGGCATCCGCGACGGCGGCGTGGCCGACGCCTACGGCGACTACCGCAAGGTCGGGTTCGACTGCTCCGGGCTGATGATCTACGCCTTCGCCGGGGTGAAGGCGCTGCCGCACTACAGCGGCTACCAGTACACCTCCGGGCGCCGGGTGCCGCTGGCGCAGATGCGGCGCGGGGACATGCTGTTCTGGGGCCGCAGCGGCATCCACCACGTGGCGCTGTACCTGGGCAACGGGATGATGATCGAGGCGCCGCAGTCCGGCCTGACGGTGCGGGTGACCCGGGTGCGCTACGGCGACATCATGCCGTTCGCGACGCGCCTGGTCGGCTAG
- a CDS encoding AAA family ATPase, translated as MTEPRYPEGANGQQQSATPARDAQLLERTVFEVKRVIVGQDRLVERLLVGLLAKGHLLLEGVPGVAKTLAVETLARVVGGSFSRVQFTPDLVPADILGTRIYRQGSEKFDVELGPVVANFVLADEINRAPAKVQSAMLEVMAERHVSIGGKTFPMPDPFLVLATQNPIENEGVYPLPEAQRDRFLFKIIVDYPSAEEEREIIYRMGVTPPEPHEVLSPAELVRLQDVAAKVFVHHSLVDYVVRLVLATRTPAEHGLTDVAGWVSYGASPRASLGIIAAARALALVRGRDYVLPQDVVDVVPDVLRHRLVLSYDALADAVPLDHIITRVLQTVPLPQVSARPQGGPAQPLPNGTPGR; from the coding sequence GTGACCGAGCCCCGCTACCCGGAGGGCGCGAACGGGCAACAGCAGTCCGCGACCCCCGCGCGGGACGCGCAGCTGCTCGAGCGCACCGTGTTCGAGGTCAAGCGGGTGATCGTCGGGCAGGACCGGCTCGTCGAGCGGCTCCTGGTGGGCCTGCTGGCCAAGGGGCACCTGCTGCTGGAGGGCGTGCCAGGCGTGGCCAAGACCCTCGCGGTGGAGACCCTCGCCCGCGTCGTCGGCGGCTCGTTCTCCCGCGTCCAGTTCACGCCCGACCTGGTGCCCGCCGACATCCTCGGCACCCGCATCTACCGGCAGGGCAGCGAGAAGTTCGACGTCGAGCTCGGCCCGGTCGTCGCGAACTTCGTCCTCGCCGACGAGATCAACCGCGCGCCCGCCAAGGTGCAGTCCGCGATGCTCGAGGTGATGGCCGAACGGCACGTCTCCATCGGCGGCAAGACCTTCCCGATGCCCGACCCGTTCCTGGTGCTCGCGACCCAGAACCCGATCGAGAACGAGGGCGTCTACCCGCTGCCGGAGGCGCAGCGCGACCGGTTCCTGTTCAAGATCATCGTCGACTACCCTTCCGCCGAGGAGGAGCGCGAGATCATCTACCGGATGGGCGTCACGCCGCCGGAGCCGCACGAGGTCCTCAGCCCGGCCGAGCTGGTCCGGCTGCAGGACGTCGCCGCGAAGGTGTTCGTGCACCACTCGCTCGTCGACTACGTGGTGCGCCTGGTGCTGGCCACCCGCACCCCGGCCGAGCACGGCCTCACCGACGTCGCGGGCTGGGTGTCCTACGGCGCCTCGCCGCGCGCCAGCCTCGGCATCATCGCCGCCGCCCGCGCGCTCGCGCTCGTCCGCGGCCGCGACTACGTGCTGCCCCAGGACGTCGTCGACGTCGTGCCGGACGTGCTGCGCCACCGGCTCGTGCTGTCCTACGACGCGCTCGCCGACGCCGTGCCCCTGGACCACATCATCACCCGCGTGCTGCAGACCGTGCCGCTGCCGCAGGTCTCCGCCCGGCCACAGGGCGGCCCCGCCCAGCCGCTGCCGAACGGGACCCCGGGGCGGTAG
- a CDS encoding TetR/AcrR family transcriptional regulator has product MEQLTDAAAEVFAEAGYARATTNAIAARAGVSPGTLYQFFKNKEALAEALATRYREQLRAAHEKAFDVGYAQLPLPELIDRMAAPMIQVNLDNPGFKALFADAGMPERLAAPTRALHQAVVGKIEEVLAARAPSLPAAERRTTAVVATQIFGALLGTVVSAAEEEREIWIRELKRALQRYLEPVIA; this is encoded by the coding sequence ATGGAACAGCTGACCGACGCGGCGGCCGAGGTGTTCGCCGAAGCCGGGTACGCGCGCGCGACGACGAACGCGATCGCCGCCCGCGCCGGCGTCTCGCCCGGCACGCTGTACCAGTTCTTCAAGAACAAGGAGGCCCTGGCGGAGGCGCTGGCCACCCGGTACCGCGAACAGCTGCGGGCCGCGCACGAGAAGGCGTTCGACGTCGGGTACGCGCAACTGCCGCTGCCCGAGCTGATCGACCGCATGGCCGCGCCGATGATCCAGGTGAACCTGGACAACCCCGGCTTCAAGGCGCTGTTCGCCGACGCCGGCATGCCCGAACGGCTGGCCGCGCCGACCCGCGCGCTGCACCAGGCGGTCGTCGGCAAGATCGAGGAGGTGCTCGCCGCCAGGGCCCCGTCGCTGCCGGCGGCGGAGCGCCGGACGACCGCGGTGGTGGCGACGCAGATCTTCGGCGCGCTGCTGGGCACCGTGGTGAGCGCCGCGGAGGAGGAGCGGGAGATCTGGATTCGCGAGCTGAAGCGCGCTTTGCAGCGGTACCTCGAGCCCGTCATCGCGTGA
- a CDS encoding RNA polymerase sigma factor, which produces MTDAREAVTRAHREEWARVVAALTRRFGDLDIAEEAAAEAFATAVERWPADGVPPNPGAWLTTTATRKAIDRIRRENKRDDKQKEARMVHDDEPPGTLGVIDDDRLRLIFTCCHPALAVEARVALTLRMVGGLTVREIARAFLVAETAMERRITRAKAKIKAARIPYRVPSAEDLPARVSGVLAVLFLVFNEGYLATGSAADPVRDDLTAEAIRLTRLIRALLPDDGEVTGLLALMLLIEARRPARMSAGGELVPLHEQDRGAWDAALIAEGHRLVRERLAAAAAGVAPGRYQILAAINAVHTSARDIRDTDWSQILALYDQLVRLDPSPIIALNRAVAVAELDGPEVALAAVDRLEPRLAGYHAFHATRADLLRRLGRGQESRAAYDKALELAGNTAETAYLTRRRDQLR; this is translated from the coding sequence GTGACGGACGCGCGCGAGGCGGTCACCCGGGCCCACCGCGAGGAGTGGGCCCGGGTGGTGGCCGCCCTGACCCGGCGCTTCGGCGACCTCGACATCGCCGAGGAGGCGGCCGCCGAGGCGTTCGCGACCGCGGTGGAACGGTGGCCTGCCGACGGGGTGCCGCCCAACCCCGGCGCCTGGCTGACCACCACCGCCACCCGCAAGGCCATCGACCGCATCCGGCGCGAGAACAAACGCGACGACAAGCAGAAGGAGGCCCGGATGGTGCACGACGACGAACCACCCGGGACCCTCGGCGTCATCGACGACGACCGGCTTCGGCTGATCTTCACCTGCTGCCACCCCGCGCTCGCGGTGGAGGCCCGCGTCGCGCTGACGCTGCGCATGGTCGGCGGTCTGACCGTGCGCGAGATCGCCCGCGCGTTCCTCGTGGCCGAGACCGCGATGGAGCGGCGGATCACCCGCGCGAAAGCCAAGATCAAGGCCGCCCGCATCCCGTACCGCGTGCCGTCGGCGGAGGACCTCCCGGCCCGCGTGTCCGGCGTGCTCGCCGTGCTGTTCCTGGTGTTCAACGAGGGCTACCTGGCCACCGGGTCCGCCGCCGATCCGGTGCGCGACGACCTGACCGCCGAGGCGATCCGGCTCACCCGCCTGATCCGCGCACTCCTGCCGGACGACGGCGAGGTGACCGGGCTGCTGGCGCTGATGCTGCTCATCGAGGCGCGCCGCCCGGCCCGGATGTCGGCGGGCGGCGAGCTGGTACCCCTCCACGAGCAGGACCGCGGGGCCTGGGACGCGGCGCTCATCGCCGAGGGCCACCGGCTGGTGCGCGAGCGCCTCGCCGCCGCCGCGGCCGGGGTGGCGCCGGGCCGCTACCAGATCCTGGCCGCGATCAACGCCGTGCACACCTCCGCCCGCGACATCCGCGACACCGACTGGTCGCAGATCCTGGCCCTCTACGACCAGCTCGTCCGGCTCGACCCCTCGCCGATCATCGCGCTCAACCGGGCCGTCGCGGTCGCCGAACTCGACGGCCCGGAGGTGGCGCTCGCCGCCGTCGACCGCCTCGAACCGAGGCTGGCCGGCTACCACGCCTTCCACGCCACCCGCGCAGACCTGCTGCGCAGGCTCGGCCGCGGCCAGGAGTCCCGCGCGGCCTACGACAAGGCGCTCGAGCTGGCGGGCAACACCGCCGAGACCGCCTACCTCACGCGCCGCCGCGACCAGTTGCGGTAG
- a CDS encoding YciI family protein translates to MQYLVSVIDDKENPGRTDRQPAISEFNERLIAEGHWVFAGGLADTESATVVDNRGEQAVFSDGPFVESKEYLAGVWIWEVPDLDVALKLATEASKVCDRKIEVRPFR, encoded by the coding sequence ATGCAGTACCTGGTTTCCGTCATCGACGACAAGGAAAACCCCGGCCGGACGGACCGGCAGCCGGCCATCAGCGAGTTCAACGAACGCCTGATCGCCGAGGGCCACTGGGTCTTCGCGGGCGGGCTCGCGGACACCGAGTCGGCCACGGTCGTCGACAACCGGGGCGAGCAGGCGGTGTTCAGCGACGGGCCCTTCGTCGAGTCGAAGGAGTACCTCGCCGGGGTCTGGATCTGGGAGGTGCCCGATCTCGACGTCGCGCTCAAGCTCGCCACCGAGGCCTCGAAGGTCTGCGACCGCAAGATCGAGGTGCGGCCGTTCCGGTGA
- a CDS encoding dihydrofolate reductase family protein, whose amino-acid sequence MKLTTMTQITVDGVMQGNGGASEEDRRGGFDRGGWALGKGDAGTHALIKQTYQRADAFLFGRRTYELFAASWGSCTDADVPGWEPVRRALNSRSKYVASTTLTDPAWPGTTVLGGDLAAAVADLKAKPGGELQVHGSGALTRWLLANDLVDEMTLIVIPVVLGQGARLFPDAGPDLALDLADSRTDSEGVTIQVYRPAGRPQYPAA is encoded by the coding sequence ATGAAACTGACGACCATGACCCAGATCACCGTCGACGGCGTGATGCAGGGCAACGGCGGCGCGTCGGAGGAGGACCGCCGCGGCGGGTTCGACCGTGGCGGCTGGGCGCTGGGCAAGGGCGACGCCGGCACCCACGCGCTGATCAAGCAGACCTACCAGCGCGCCGACGCGTTCCTGTTCGGCAGGCGGACCTACGAGCTGTTCGCCGCCTCGTGGGGATCCTGCACGGACGCGGACGTCCCCGGCTGGGAGCCCGTCCGGCGGGCGCTGAACTCCCGGTCCAAGTACGTCGCCTCGACGACCCTGACCGACCCGGCGTGGCCGGGCACCACCGTCCTGGGCGGCGACCTGGCCGCCGCCGTCGCGGACCTGAAGGCCAAGCCGGGCGGCGAGCTGCAGGTGCACGGAAGCGGCGCCCTGACCCGGTGGCTGCTGGCCAACGACCTCGTCGACGAGATGACCCTGATCGTGATCCCGGTCGTCCTCGGCCAGGGCGCGCGGCTGTTCCCGGACGCCGGCCCCGATCTCGCGCTCGACCTGGCCGACTCGCGGACGGACTCGGAGGGCGTGACCATCCAGGTCTACCGGCCCGCCGGGCGCCCGCAGTACCCGGCCGCCTGA
- a CDS encoding aconitate hydratase, which produces MTAPASKDSFGARDTLKVGDASYEVFRLDKVSGSEKLPYSLKILLENLLRTEDGANITADHIRALGNWDPTADPSIEIQFTPARVIMQDFTGVPCVVDLATMREAVTDLGGDPDKVNPLAPAELVIDHSVIIDVFGRADAFERNVEIEYERNRERYQFLRWGQGAFDEFKVVPPGTGIVHQVNIEHLARTVMARNGQAYPDSCVGTDSHTTMVNGLGVLGWGVGGIEAEAAMLGQPVSMLIPRVVGFKLTGEIPAGVTATDVVLTITEMLRRHGVVGKFVEFYGESVAQVPLANRATIGNMSPEFGSTAAIFPIDDETIRYLKLTGRSAEQVALVEAYAKEQGLWHDPSREASYSEYLELDLSTVVPSIAGPKRPQDRIELTDAKSAFRKSVHDYVEEQHPTPHTKVDEKVEESFPASDAPSLSFADEDAAVAVPTAANGASGRPSKPVTVRSEDRGEFVLDHGAVVIASITSCTNTSNPSVMLGAALLARNAVEKGLSVKPWVKTSMAPGSQVVTDYYEKAGLWPYLEKLGYHLVGYGCTTCIGNSGPLPEEISAAVQENDLTVVSVLSGNRNFEGRINPDVKMNYLASPPLVIAYALAGTMDFDFEEQPLGQDTDGNDVFLRDIWPSPQEIQETIDSAITQEMFSKDYADVFDGGERWKSLPTPEGKTFQWDPESTYVRKPPYFEGMQADPEPVTDIKGARVLAKLGDSVTTDHISPAGAIKADSPAGRYLAEHGVDRKDFNSYGSRRGNHEVMIRGTFANIRLRNQLLDDVQGGYTRDFTQEGAPQAFIYDAAQNYAKAGIPLVVLGGKEYGSGSSRDWAAKGTRLLGVRAVIAESFERIHRSNLIGMGVIPLQFPEGESASSLGLDGTETFDFEGITKLNEGETPRTIKVTATKEDGTKVEFDAVVRIDTPGEADYYRNGGILQYVLRKMTRA; this is translated from the coding sequence GTGACCGCACCAGCCAGCAAGGACAGCTTCGGCGCCCGCGACACCTTGAAGGTGGGTGACGCCTCGTACGAGGTGTTCCGCCTGGACAAGGTGTCCGGGTCCGAGAAGCTGCCCTACAGCCTGAAGATCCTGCTCGAAAACCTCCTGCGCACCGAGGACGGCGCGAACATCACCGCCGACCACATCCGCGCGCTGGGCAACTGGGACCCGACCGCCGATCCGTCGATCGAGATCCAGTTCACCCCGGCCCGCGTGATCATGCAGGACTTCACCGGTGTCCCCTGCGTGGTCGACCTGGCCACCATGCGTGAGGCCGTCACCGACCTCGGCGGCGACCCGGACAAGGTGAACCCGCTCGCCCCGGCCGAGCTGGTCATCGACCACTCGGTGATCATCGACGTGTTCGGCCGCGCGGACGCCTTCGAGCGCAACGTCGAGATCGAGTACGAGCGCAACCGCGAGCGCTACCAGTTCCTGCGCTGGGGCCAGGGCGCCTTCGACGAGTTCAAGGTCGTCCCGCCGGGCACCGGCATCGTGCACCAGGTCAACATCGAGCACCTGGCCCGCACGGTGATGGCCCGCAACGGCCAGGCCTACCCCGACTCGTGCGTCGGCACCGACTCGCACACCACGATGGTCAACGGCCTCGGCGTGCTGGGCTGGGGCGTCGGCGGCATCGAGGCCGAGGCCGCGATGCTGGGCCAGCCGGTGTCGATGCTGATCCCGCGCGTGGTCGGCTTCAAGCTGACCGGCGAGATCCCGGCCGGCGTGACCGCGACCGACGTGGTGCTGACGATCACCGAGATGCTGCGCCGCCACGGCGTGGTCGGCAAGTTCGTCGAGTTCTACGGCGAGTCCGTCGCCCAGGTGCCGCTGGCCAACCGCGCCACCATCGGCAACATGAGCCCGGAGTTCGGCTCGACCGCGGCGATCTTCCCGATCGACGACGAGACGATCCGCTACCTCAAGCTGACCGGCCGCTCGGCCGAGCAGGTCGCGCTGGTCGAGGCCTACGCCAAGGAGCAGGGCCTGTGGCACGACCCGAGCCGCGAGGCGTCCTACTCCGAGTACCTGGAGCTGGACCTGTCGACGGTGGTGCCGTCGATCGCCGGCCCGAAGCGCCCGCAGGACCGCATCGAGCTGACCGACGCGAAGTCGGCGTTCCGCAAGTCGGTGCACGACTACGTCGAGGAGCAGCACCCGACGCCGCACACCAAGGTCGACGAGAAGGTCGAGGAGTCCTTCCCGGCCAGTGACGCGCCGAGCCTGTCCTTCGCCGACGAAGATGCTGCTGTCGCCGTTCCTACTGCAGCGAACGGCGCGTCCGGCCGCCCGTCGAAGCCGGTCACGGTCCGCTCCGAGGACCGCGGCGAGTTCGTGCTCGACCACGGCGCCGTGGTGATCGCCTCGATCACCTCCTGCACCAACACCTCCAACCCGTCGGTCATGCTGGGCGCCGCCCTGCTCGCCCGCAACGCGGTGGAGAAGGGCCTGTCGGTCAAGCCGTGGGTCAAGACGTCGATGGCGCCGGGCTCGCAGGTCGTCACCGACTACTACGAGAAGGCCGGCCTGTGGCCGTACCTGGAGAAGCTGGGCTACCACCTGGTCGGCTACGGCTGCACCACCTGTATCGGCAACTCCGGCCCGCTGCCCGAGGAGATCTCGGCCGCGGTGCAGGAGAACGACCTGACCGTGGTGTCGGTGCTGTCCGGCAACCGGAACTTCGAGGGCCGGATCAACCCGGACGTCAAGATGAACTACCTGGCGTCCCCGCCGCTGGTCATCGCCTACGCGCTGGCCGGCACGATGGACTTCGACTTCGAGGAGCAGCCGCTCGGGCAGGACACCGACGGCAACGACGTGTTCCTGCGCGACATCTGGCCGTCGCCGCAGGAGATCCAGGAGACCATCGACTCGGCGATCACGCAGGAGATGTTCTCCAAGGACTACGCCGACGTGTTCGACGGTGGTGAGCGCTGGAAGTCGCTGCCCACCCCGGAGGGCAAGACCTTCCAGTGGGACCCGGAGTCGACCTACGTGCGCAAGCCCCCGTACTTCGAGGGCATGCAGGCCGACCCGGAGCCGGTCACGGACATCAAGGGCGCCCGCGTGCTGGCGAAGCTGGGCGACTCGGTGACCACCGACCACATCTCCCCCGCCGGCGCGATCAAGGCGGACTCGCCCGCCGGCCGGTACCTGGCCGAGCACGGCGTGGACCGCAAGGACTTCAACTCCTACGGCTCCCGGCGCGGGAACCACGAGGTGATGATCCGCGGCACCTTCGCCAACATCCGGCTGCGCAACCAGCTGCTGGACGACGTGCAGGGCGGCTACACCCGCGACTTCACGCAGGAGGGCGCGCCGCAGGCGTTCATCTACGACGCCGCGCAGAACTACGCCAAGGCCGGCATCCCGCTGGTCGTGCTGGGCGGCAAGGAGTACGGCTCGGGTTCGTCGCGTGACTGGGCCGCCAAGGGCACCCGGCTGCTCGGCGTGCGCGCCGTGATCGCCGAGTCGTTCGAGCGGATCCACCGGTCCAACCTGATCGGCATGGGCGTCATCCCGCTGCAGTTCCCGGAGGGCGAGTCGGCTTCGTCGCTGGGCCTGGACGGCACCGAGACGTTCGACTTCGAGGGCATCACGAAGCTCAACGAGGGCGAGACGCCGCGGACGATCAAGGTGACCGCCACGAAGGAGGACGGCACCAAGGTGGAGTTCGACGCCGTGGTGCGGATCGACACCCCGGGTGAGGCGGACTACTACCGCAACGGCGGCATCCTGCAGTACGTGCTGCGCAAGATGACCCGCGCCTGA
- a CDS encoding MMPL family transporter, whose protein sequence is MPSPLSRLGRFTVRRRRWVLAAAVLLTLLAGALAAGAMNALTLSRIDAPGSESDQAKEVLRAQFDTGPPNLLFLVTAAEGTVDDAAVRAAGEAVAADLAARPGVAEVASYWSRGGSPALRSEDGRQAIILARVPGGVNESREHVGELAAAFTGPHGPVTLEAGGQDEVFREVGAQARADFLRAEAIAIPLVLLLLMLVYRRVAVALVTLGVGLFAIVTTLAGLRALTAVIEVSTFAANLTLVMGLALGVDYCLFVVARYREELAAGRDIGDAVTSAVATAGRTVLFSGLTVAVSMCALLLFPLAFLRAFAYAGVLVVLTAMLGALVVLPAALAALGHRAAGPARARRSAAWFRITSQVLRRPVLTGGLALLVVLALSAPLLGVRFGVPDDRVLPADSPSRVTSDHVRAGFAQEETDALYVVLPRAGEVTGYAEALSELDGVAQVDSAAGTFVSGTLARTPGPEAARFTAGGGTFLTVIPSAQALSGDIGDLVQRVRDLPGPAAKLVGGSPAEMTDWRERATSRVPLVLAVIVLLTLLILFLMTGSVLLPLKATVLNLLSLGVMFGALVWVFQDGNLAGPLGFTPTGTLETSIPILMFCVAYGLSMDYEVFVTSRIREEYLRTGDTNGSVAAGVQRSAPLVTTAAAILALSFATYTTGGVVYLKMLGLGMFVTVLVDATLLRGVLLPAFMRLAGRANWWTPAFYRRRLARTVPEPASGATATGRGGA, encoded by the coding sequence ATGCCCTCACCGCTGTCCCGCCTCGGCCGGTTCACCGTGCGCCGCAGACGCTGGGTCCTCGCCGCGGCCGTCCTGCTCACACTGCTCGCGGGCGCGCTCGCCGCCGGCGCCATGAACGCGCTCACCCTGTCCCGCATCGATGCGCCCGGCTCCGAGTCCGACCAGGCGAAGGAGGTCCTGCGCGCACAGTTCGACACCGGCCCGCCCAACCTACTGTTCCTGGTCACCGCCGCCGAGGGCACCGTCGACGACGCCGCCGTCCGCGCCGCGGGCGAGGCCGTCGCCGCGGATCTGGCCGCGCGGCCCGGCGTCGCGGAAGTCGCCTCGTACTGGTCCCGCGGCGGCAGCCCCGCGCTGCGCAGCGAGGACGGGCGCCAGGCGATCATCCTGGCCCGCGTGCCGGGCGGGGTGAACGAAAGCCGCGAGCACGTCGGCGAGCTCGCCGCCGCCTTCACCGGGCCGCACGGGCCGGTGACCCTCGAAGCCGGCGGCCAGGACGAGGTGTTCCGGGAAGTCGGCGCCCAGGCCCGCGCCGACTTCCTGCGCGCCGAGGCGATCGCGATCCCGCTCGTGTTGCTGCTCCTGATGCTGGTCTACCGGCGGGTCGCGGTCGCGCTGGTGACGCTCGGCGTCGGCCTGTTCGCCATCGTCACCACCCTCGCCGGGCTGCGCGCGCTGACCGCGGTCATCGAGGTGTCCACGTTCGCCGCCAACCTGACCCTGGTCATGGGACTCGCGCTGGGCGTGGACTACTGCCTGTTCGTCGTCGCCCGCTATCGCGAGGAACTCGCCGCGGGCCGGGACATCGGCGACGCGGTCACCTCCGCCGTGGCGACCGCCGGGCGGACCGTGCTGTTCAGCGGGCTCACCGTCGCCGTCTCGATGTGCGCGCTCCTGCTGTTCCCGCTGGCGTTCCTGCGCGCCTTCGCCTACGCCGGGGTGCTCGTCGTGCTCACCGCGATGCTCGGCGCGCTTGTCGTCCTCCCCGCCGCACTGGCCGCGCTCGGGCACCGCGCGGCCGGCCCCGCACGGGCCCGGCGGTCGGCGGCGTGGTTCCGGATCACCAGCCAGGTCCTGCGCCGCCCGGTGCTGACCGGCGGGCTCGCGCTCCTGGTCGTGCTCGCGCTGTCCGCGCCGCTGCTCGGCGTGCGCTTCGGCGTGCCCGACGACCGGGTGCTGCCCGCGGACTCGCCGAGCCGGGTCACCAGTGATCACGTGCGCGCCGGGTTCGCCCAGGAAGAGACCGACGCGCTCTACGTGGTCCTGCCACGGGCAGGCGAGGTCACCGGGTACGCCGAGGCACTGTCCGAACTGGACGGTGTCGCCCAGGTCGACTCCGCGGCGGGCACGTTCGTCTCCGGCACCCTGGCCCGCACGCCCGGTCCGGAGGCCGCCCGGTTCACCGCGGGCGGCGGCACGTTCCTCACCGTCATCCCCAGCGCGCAGGCGTTGTCCGGCGACATCGGCGATCTCGTGCAGCGCGTCCGCGACCTGCCCGGGCCCGCCGCGAAACTCGTCGGCGGCAGCCCGGCCGAGATGACGGACTGGCGGGAACGGGCCACCAGCCGGGTGCCCCTGGTGCTCGCCGTGATCGTGCTGCTGACGCTGCTGATCCTGTTCCTGATGACCGGCAGCGTGCTGCTGCCGCTGAAGGCCACGGTGCTCAACCTGCTCAGCCTCGGTGTCATGTTCGGCGCGCTGGTGTGGGTGTTCCAGGACGGCAACCTCGCCGGGCCGCTCGGGTTCACCCCGACGGGCACGCTGGAGACGAGCATCCCGATCCTGATGTTCTGCGTCGCCTACGGCCTGTCCATGGACTACGAGGTGTTCGTGACCTCGCGCATCCGGGAGGAGTACCTGCGCACCGGCGACACGAACGGCTCCGTCGCCGCCGGGGTGCAGCGCAGCGCTCCGCTGGTCACCACCGCCGCCGCGATCCTCGCGCTGTCGTTCGCGACCTACACGACCGGCGGCGTGGTGTACCTGAAGATGCTGGGGCTGGGCATGTTCGTCACGGTGCTGGTCGACGCCACCCTCCTGCGCGGCGTGCTGCTCCCGGCGTTCATGCGGCTAGCCGGCCGGGCGAACTGGTGGACCCCGGCGTTCTACCGGCGGCGCCTCGCCCGCACCGTGCCCGAGCCCGCTTCCGGCGCTACCGCAACTGGTCGCGGCGGCGCGTGA